Proteins from a genomic interval of Plasmodium berghei ANKA genome assembly, chromosome: 6:
- a CDS encoding tRNAHis guanylyltransferase, putative, with the protein MANSKFAYVKLFEEEKKILLNCYFVVRIDGSDFKKFIKQHEYIKPNDLRGLNLMNECAINVLKNYDEIDLCYGHSDEFSFLFRKSTKLWNRRHDKILTNVVSYFTSSFTFNWKKYFPNKELIYLPSFDARIIVYPTESEIKDYFSWRQADCHINTQYNECFWNLVLKSNYTHEEAYKFLLATQTKDKNELLFTRFDINYNNIPEIFRRGTIIIRNKNYKKNTTQHIQNNDKHIDYMQGEQTKEEWKKQINPHIYKENTDTDLCDISNVETNNNSNNSNSNNFDPNILKPFQNDQSNTLDKFIITHENLISETFWNKYDFVFKKKKELKCIKYPHS; encoded by the coding sequence ATGGCTAACAGCAAATTTGCGTatgtaaaattatttgaagaagaaaaaaaaatattattgaaTTGCTATTTTGTTGTAAGAATAGATGGAAgtgattttaaaaaatttataaaacaacatgaatatattaagcCAAATGATTTAAGAGGACTAAATTTAATGAACGAATGCGCAAttaatgttttaaaaaattatgatgaaATAGATTTATGTTATGGACATTCAGACGAAtttagttttttatttagaaAGTCTACAAAATTATGGAATAGAAGGcatgataaaatattaactaATGTAGTGTCATATTTTACATCATCTTTTACATTtaattggaaaaaatacTTTCCTAATAAAGAGTTAATATACCTTCCATCATTTGATGCAAGGATAATTGTATACCCAACAGAGagtgaaataaaagattATTTTTCATGGCGACAAGCAGATTGCCATATAAACACACAATATAATGAATGTTTTTGGAATCTAGTTTTAAAGAGCAATTACACACATGAAGAAgcttataaatttttattagcGACCCAGACAAAAGATAAAAACGAATTATTGTTTACCCGTTTtgatattaattataataatattcctGAAATTTTTAGGCGTGGTACTATAATaattagaaataaaaattacaaaaaaaatacaactcaacatatacaaaataatgataaacaTATAGACTATATGCAAGGGGAGCAAACTAAGGAAGAAtggaaaaaacaaattaatccacatatttataaagaaaatacaGATACTGACTTATGCGACATATCAAATGTAGAAaccaataataatagtaataacaGCAATAGTAATAATTTCGATCcgaatattttaaaaccATTCCAGAATGATCAAAGCAATACTTTggataaatttataataactCATGAAAATTTGATTTCTGAAACATTTTGGAATAAATAcgattttgtttttaaaaaaaaaaaggaattaaaatgtataaaatatcCTCATTCATAA